The Planctomycetota bacterium genomic sequence GTGGCTCCCAATTCACGCAGGCGTTGCTGCGCGTCGGCAAACCAGTCCTTGCCGCGCAGCTCGCGCTGGCCACCGGATGGCGATGGGGTACCGGTCGAATCACCGGCTGGTGCAACCACAGACTCCAACGGGCGAACATTCACAGCATTAACGACCGCCGATGGTGCGACGCTGGCCACAGCCGGCGTCGCGTGTACCGCCAAAGTCACGTTGTCGGCCGAGGCATTCGCCGCATAGCGACGTCCCGGCACCCCGCGTGCCGATGAGCGAATTGGCCGTTCATTTCCGGCCGGTGCAGGAACAGCCGACGGAGCACTCGTTGCTGGCGCAATGGCCGCAGACGGGTTCGCCGGGGGATTTCCGCTCAGTGTCGCCACCGGCGGCGGGGCCGGCACGGCGGTGGGAGTGGGCTCGTTCGGGCTACTGGCGGGTGTTTCGCTGAGGATCGTCGGCTTGAGCGCTTGGGCCGGACTGCCTTCGGCGTCGAATAGGCTCGGCGCGGTCAATGGCTGTGAAGCCAGCGGGCTCGGCTGAATTTGTTGCAATTGCAAGATGCTTCCCCCTTGACCGTTCGGCTTGGCCGGGCCAGCCATGTTCAGGTTCAACGGGGGCAAGTTGGACGTTTCACGGGTGAACGAGTTGTCACCAAACCAGCTTTTCAACGGTAACCAGCCAGTGCCAAAAACCGCCAACAACGGTACGGCAATCATGCACACGATCATGACCATGGACCGTGCGCCATTCACGAGCGAAGCACGCATTAGGACGGGCACTCCCGACTAAGTCAGCGGACAACAATGAGGATTCAGGGGGGCAACGACCGGCCTGTGGTTAAGGCACCGGTCGGTTTGGCATGGGGGGCGGATCATAGGGATTTAGCAGCCAGCGAGCAATGGCATTGTCGGCCACCAAATCGAATGCAAGTCCTGGCCAAATAACGCTTTGAGAAGCCTCGCGCCAGTCAGTCGCTCGACAGCCATGGAATTGTCCCATATGTTTGTCGTGGTAAGACTTTGCGCCGATTTTCGCCCTCGCGGGTCAAGCATTTTTTCTGACGGCCCGAGCTTGGCCCCCCGTTACCTCGGTTATCGTTCCTCCCGACTTTAATTCCCCAGCAGTCCCGCTTCATGCCTGAGTCCCTTCTCGTCACACATTCAAGCTGGCTGCGCCACCGGAGTGTCTTGCTCCTGGTCGCGGTCGCTTTCGGCCTGGGGCAAGCTGTGGCGGCCCGTTCCGCAGAACCACTTACCGCACCGGACAAGGCTCATCCCCAGTTGGCTGAAAAACTTGGCCCGCTGTTGCAGCGGTACTGCCTGGATTGTCACTCGGGCAAGCAAGCCAAGGGGGAGATTCGATTCGATCAGTTCCGCGACCCGGCCCTGTTGATTCGGGACCGGAAACTTTGGGAGCAGGCGCTGGCCAACATTCGCGGTCACGTCATGCCCCCCGACGACAAGCCGCAACCGACGCCGCAAGAGCGCGAGCAGTTCCATGCGTTGATCGACGATGTGTTTCGCCGCCACGACGAAGCCCGCCGGGTGCCCGGTCGCGTGACGATGCGGCGACTGAATCGCGTGGAATACAACAACACGGTGCGTGACTTGCTGGGTGTGAGCTTCCGTCCGGCCGATGACTTTCCGTCCGACGACGTCGGCTATGGCTTTGACAACATCGGTGACGTGTTGTCGCTGCCGCCGTTGTTGATGGAAAAATACCTGGCCGCAGCCGAGCAGTTGGCCACTTCGGCCATCGTGGCGCGCGAGAACAGCGTCGCCCGCACGCGACATTGGCCGGGGAAAGAGCTGGACAACACGTTAAACAAGCAGGCCGGCGGCAGCTTGTACTCAAACGGCGAGGCGTTCCAACAGATCGAGTTTGAACGCGACGGCGAGTACAAGTTCCGCATCCGCGCCGCCGCCAAACGGGCCGGCGCCGATCCGGCTCATATGGAACTGCGAGTCGACAAGCAGATGGTTCGCGCGTTCGATGTCCTGACACGTGACCACGTGGCCGAATCGTTCGAGGCTCAGGCCACGGTCAAGGCCGGCAAGCATCGCGTCGCGGTCGCCTTCACCAATGATTTCTATGACGAAAACGGTGGCCCCGACGGCAAGCCAATCGATCGCAACCTGACGGTCGAGTCGCTCGAAATTGAGTCTCCCTTGCCGACGCGGTGGGAAGACATGCCCGAGTCGCACCGGCGGATTGTGTTCTGTCAGCCGCAGGATTCTTCGCCCGAACCGTGCGCGCGGCAGATTGTCGAGCGTCTGGCCAGTCGCGCGTATCGCCGCCCCGTCACGCCCGAGGAAAGCCAGCGGCTGACCGCGCTGGTGCTACTGGCCCAGAAGCAAGGGGACAGCTTCGAGCGCGGCGTGCAACTGGCCGCCCAGGCGGTGCTGGTCTCGCCACACTTCCTGTTCCGCGTCGAAACCGACCAGCACCCCGGCCCCGACGGCAGCTACCAACTGAACGATTACGAGCTGGCCTCGCGGCTCTCGTACTTTCTGTGGAACAGCATGCCGGACGACGAGCTGTTCAAAGTCGCATTCGCCGGCAAGCTGCGCCAGCGCGACGAGCTGACGCGGCAGGCGCGGCGGATGATCGCCGACCCCAAGTCGCAAAGCTTCGTGGAAAGCTTTTCCAGCCAGTGGCTGCAAACTCGCAACTTGAACATCGTGAACCCTGCCACCCAGGTGTTCCCCAAGTTCAAGCCCGAGTTGCTCGACGCCATGCGAACCGAAACCGAGATGTTCTTTGCCGCGGTGATGCGCGAGGACCGGAGCATTCTTGACTTTATCGATGCCGACTTCTCGTTCGTGAACGACGTGCTGGCCGAGCACTACGGCATTAAGGAGGTTTCCGGGCGGGAGTTTCGCCGCGTCAAGCTCGACAACCCGAACTTGGGTGGCGTGATTACCCAGGCCAGCATGCTGACGATCACCTCGAACCCGACCCGCACATCGCCAGTCAAGCGCGGCAAGTGGATCCTGGAAAACATCCTCGGCACGCCACCGCCACCGCCGCCCCCCGAGGTGCCTGCGCTGACGGAAAACCGCAAGGTGAACGAATCGGCGCCGCTGCGCAAACGGCTGGAACAACATCGCGCCAACCCGGCCTGCGCCAATTGTCACCAGCGGATGGACCCGCTGGGCTTCGGCCTGGAAAACTTCGACGCCATCGGCCAGTGGCGCGAGCAAGACGGCAAGTTCCCGCTCGACACTGCCGGCGTCTTGCCCAATGGCGAGCAATTCAACGGTCCCCAGGAACTGAAGCGCGTCCTTCGCGGTCGGCGCACCGAGTTCACCCGCTGCTTGAGCGAGAAGCTGCTCACCTACGCCCTGGGGCGCGGACTCGAGTATACTGACAAACTGGCCGTCAACGGCATCGTGCGCGGCGTTGAACGGCAGGACTTCAAGTTCTCGGCCCTGGTGGCCGAAATTGTCAGCAGCGAACCATTCACCCGTCGTTCCCTGGCAGGGGCGCCATGATGCAACCTGTTTCCCGCCGGATGGTCTTGCGTGGCGTCGGCTCGACGCTGGCCTTGCCGTGGCTCGACGCCATGTTGCCGCGCTCGTTCGGCAAAGATTCCGCGCCGGCCAACTCACCGCTGCGGATGGCGTTCTTGATGGTCCCCAACGGCGCGCACATGCCCGAGTGGACCCCAGTGGCCGAAGGTGCCAGTTTCGACCTGCCGCCGATTTTGCAGCCCCTGCAAAACGTCCGCGGCGACATCAGCGTGCTGAGCGGTCTGACCCAGGCCCAGGCGTTCGCGCTCGGCGACGGCGGCGGCGATCACGCCCGCAGCGCGGCGGCGTTCTTGACCGGCATTCACCCGCGTAAGACGCACGGCGCGAACATCCATTGCGGCGTGTCGGTCGATCAACTGGCGGCGAACGCCATTGGACGCCAGACGCGACTAGCCTCGCTCGAACTAGGGTGTGAGCCGGGGCTGACCTCGGGCAACTGCGACTCGGGCTACAGTTGCGCCTATCAATCGAACATCTCCTGGCGCAACGCCACCACCCCCTGCGCCAAGGAAGTCAACCCGCGGCTAGTCTTCGAGCGACTGTTCTCAAGCGGCAGCCCGCAAGCCAAGCACGAAAGCCGCGAGAAGCGACTGCTGTACCGGCAGAGCATTCTGGATCTGGTCAATGATGACGCGCAACGGCTGCGCGGCAAGCTGGGCGGAACCGACCAACAGAAGCTCGACGAGTACCTAACTGGCGTGCGCGAGCTGGAGCTGCGCCTGCAACTGGTCGAATCGAAAGACGTCAAGCCACCCGCCGACTTCAAGCAGCCCGCCGGCGTGCCGGGCGAGTATCGCGAGCATCTGCGGCTGATGTGCGATCTGATCGTGCTGGCATTCCAAGGAGACCTGACACGGGTCACGACGTTCATGCTGGCCAACGAGGGAAGCAACCGGAACTACCAGATGGTCGGCGTCTCCGAAGCGCACCACGAGCTGTCACACCACGGCGGCAGCAAAGAGAAGCAAGAGAAGATCGCCAAGATCAATCACTTCCACATGGAGCAATTCGCCTATCTGCTCGAGCGATTGAAAAAGATCAAGGAAGGAGAACGATCGCTGCTGCACCATTCGATGATCATGTACGGCAGCGGCATCGGCGACGGCGACCGGCACAACCACGACGATCTGCCGATCGTGCTGGCCGGTCAGGCCGGCGGCACGATCACCAGCGGCCGCCACGTGAAGTACGCGAACCGGACGCCGCTCAACAATCTGTACCTGGCCATGCTCG encodes the following:
- a CDS encoding DUF1592 domain-containing protein is translated as MPESLLVTHSSWLRHRSVLLLVAVAFGLGQAVAARSAEPLTAPDKAHPQLAEKLGPLLQRYCLDCHSGKQAKGEIRFDQFRDPALLIRDRKLWEQALANIRGHVMPPDDKPQPTPQEREQFHALIDDVFRRHDEARRVPGRVTMRRLNRVEYNNTVRDLLGVSFRPADDFPSDDVGYGFDNIGDVLSLPPLLMEKYLAAAEQLATSAIVARENSVARTRHWPGKELDNTLNKQAGGSLYSNGEAFQQIEFERDGEYKFRIRAAAKRAGADPAHMELRVDKQMVRAFDVLTRDHVAESFEAQATVKAGKHRVAVAFTNDFYDENGGPDGKPIDRNLTVESLEIESPLPTRWEDMPESHRRIVFCQPQDSSPEPCARQIVERLASRAYRRPVTPEESQRLTALVLLAQKQGDSFERGVQLAAQAVLVSPHFLFRVETDQHPGPDGSYQLNDYELASRLSYFLWNSMPDDELFKVAFAGKLRQRDELTRQARRMIADPKSQSFVESFSSQWLQTRNLNIVNPATQVFPKFKPELLDAMRTETEMFFAAVMREDRSILDFIDADFSFVNDVLAEHYGIKEVSGREFRRVKLDNPNLGGVITQASMLTITSNPTRTSPVKRGKWILENILGTPPPPPPPEVPALTENRKVNESAPLRKRLEQHRANPACANCHQRMDPLGFGLENFDAIGQWREQDGKFPLDTAGVLPNGEQFNGPQELKRVLRGRRTEFTRCLSEKLLTYALGRGLEYTDKLAVNGIVRGVERQDFKFSALVAEIVSSEPFTRRSLAGAP
- a CDS encoding DUF1552 domain-containing protein; the protein is MMQPVSRRMVLRGVGSTLALPWLDAMLPRSFGKDSAPANSPLRMAFLMVPNGAHMPEWTPVAEGASFDLPPILQPLQNVRGDISVLSGLTQAQAFALGDGGGDHARSAAAFLTGIHPRKTHGANIHCGVSVDQLAANAIGRQTRLASLELGCEPGLTSGNCDSGYSCAYQSNISWRNATTPCAKEVNPRLVFERLFSSGSPQAKHESREKRLLYRQSILDLVNDDAQRLRGKLGGTDQQKLDEYLTGVRELELRLQLVESKDVKPPADFKQPAGVPGEYREHLRLMCDLIVLAFQGDLTRVTTFMLANEGSNRNYQMVGVSEAHHELSHHGGSKEKQEKIAKINHFHMEQFAYLLERLKKIKEGERSLLHHSMIMYGSGIGDGDRHNHDDLPIVLAGQAGGTITSGRHVKYANRTPLNNLYLAMLERFGVQGESLGDGTEALKNLKA